In Clostridium butyricum, the genomic stretch TTCTGTCCATACACGTCCTGACCTTCCAGATATATTTTCCCACTTGTCGGTACATCAACACCAGCAATTGCATGCAACAAAGTTGATTTTCCAGATCCAGAAGAACCAATTATTGCTGTAAATTCACCCTTTTCAATAGTAAGCGAAACATTATCAAGTGCATTAACTTTATTTTCACCCTTGCCATAAACCTTGCATAGATTTTCAATCTTTAAAAATTCCATTATGTAAGTCTCCTTTCCCTAAGCTTTATCTAGATAATACACCATTCAACTTACATCTTTGTGACTTTTAAGTGACTGATTAGTCACTTTGGAAAATGGATAGAAAATACAGCACCACCTTGCATATGATTTTTAGCAGTAATTGTTCCTCCCTGACGTGTTATAATCATCCTACAAAGAGCCAATCCAATTCCGTATCCTGTAGCATCTGTATTTTTACCTCTATAAAACCTTTTAAATAAATAAGGTAAATCTTCTTTTTTAAAACCATCACCACTATCATGTATAACAATCTCAGTGAACAACTGATTGTTTTCACAAGTAATCTGAAACCTTCCATTATCACCTACACTTTCTATGCAATTTTTAAAAATATTCTGAAGTGCTTCCGAAAGCCAACCTGAGTCTCCATGAATAACAATTCCTTTCTCTATATGTATCTGCAAATCAATATTATGCAATTCTATTGAAATCAGAAACGGACGAAGTGCTGTAGATATTAACTTATTTACATCTATTTCTTCACTTTTAAACACTACAATCCCCGCATCTAAACGAGATATTTTCAATAATGATGTAATCAGCCAATCCATCTGTAAAAGCAACTCTTCTGCTTCTCTCTTAAATTTTTTCAGTTCATTTTCATCATTACTATTCTCTAACAATGATAGAATAAGATTAACTGATGTGAGAGGAGTTCTAAGTTGATGAGCTATATCTGCAAGCGAATCTGCAAGATGTTCCTTTTCTTTTTTTAATGCATCATTCTGCTCTCGAATACGCAAAGTCATTTTTCTTATCTCACTTTGTAGAATCGAAAGTTCACCCTCATTTGATTCAGTAATATAAAGATGATCATCATTATGAAGAACAAGGTCTATTTCATCTGAAATCTTAGCAATGCTTTTATATCGTGATTTGGTAAACATAAAAAATACTATTCCAAAAACTGCACTAGAAATAATAGAAAGAATTCCTGCATACATATTTATTACAAATCCAACCATTGCAAATACAGCTGCCATTAATAAAAATAAAATTGAAAATTTCTGAAATTCCTTATTCCGAAACATACTCGCCACTCAATCTATACCCAGTCCCACGAACAGTTAAAATTATTTGTGGATCTGCTGGATCATTTTCAATCTTCTCTCTCAACCGCTTGATGTAGACAGTCAATGTATTATCATTAACAAACTCACCTGCTGCATCCCACAATTCATCAAGTAGTTTTGCCCTTGTAATAATACTTTTAGGATTACTAATAAATACTAACAGCAAACGGTATTCTAATGCTGACAGAAAAACCTCATTTCCATTTTTTTCAACTATTCCGCTTGCAGTATCCACATAAAGTCCTCGAATTTCAAAATTAGTTCCAAAGCTCTCACTTTTACGCAGTGCATTTTTTATTCGCGCAATCAATTCACGTGGCCGAAAGGGCTTTGTAATATAGTCATCTGCACCCATATTCAATCCAGTAACAACACTTGACTCATCACCAGAAGCTGTCAAAAATATAACTGGAATATTCATCATTTCTTTTATTTCCGTACATACAGTAAAGCCATTTCCATCCGGTAAAGAAATATCAATCAATGCCAAATCAAACTTATTCTGAGCAAGCATAGAAATAGCATCCCCTCGTGTAGGAGCATGAGTAACTGTAAATCCCTCCGAATTTAGTAAAAGCGTAAGATTTTTAGCAATTACCTTATCATCCTCAACTAAAAATATATGTTTCATTTTTATTGTCCCCTCCTTAATCCACTATTAGAACATTAATATACTACTATACTTCCTTAAATTACATTTATTATTTTCCATGCACTAATCTATTGTTCTTGATCTTCGTCACGCTATATACATTATTCATTATATTTTTCTGAGATTAATTCAAATAGTTTTAAATATATAAAATATTAGCTATAAAACAATTATATAAATTTTGTAAAATACCACTTATATTATAACAAATATATAACTACCAAACATCCTTCAAAATATCATGTTAACCCCCATTAATTTTACGTATATTTGCTATGTACATTGATAATGATTTTGATTGTAAATTAGAAACTATAGATGATTATAATAGTATGTGACAAATTTGATACAATGCAAAAGAAGTATGAATTTTGATTAAAACTCAATCAAAATTCATACCTCATTTTCTTTTCATTATAAACTAAGCACTCGTATGAAAAATAACTTTTCTAATATCACATAAATATACTTTATAAGTTACTTTCTATAAAAATGCATCTAGTGCCACTGTTGGTTTTCCAGTACTATCAAAAGCACCTTTATAATATTCATTCCAATCACCATAACATTCTGGTTCCCAATAAAATACCCCTATGCCTTTTCCACCAGTAACAGATTTTGTTTTCTTTATTATATCTGTAAGAAATTCTTTGCAAATTAATGGTTGTGTAACATCCATACCAACTTCACATAACATAACTTCTTTACCATATCTTTTTACCATGTCATTCATATTATCTAAACATAATTTATTCAGACTAGACCAGTTAGTTGTAGTAGGATATAATGACATACCTATAACATCATACTTTGCACCATTTGCTTGAAGACCATCAAATAGCCATCTATATACTTCATTATTATCTCCACCCGGAAGATGTACTATAACCTTTGAACTACTGTTTACTTTCTTTACAGCATCATACCCACAGTTGATTAACCACGCAAAATTCTTCATATTTGTAGAAGCTCGACCTTCTTCCCATAGCATACCATTATTAGTTT encodes the following:
- a CDS encoding glycoside hydrolase family 53 protein, whose amino-acid sequence is MLIKNFRSIFSLVLCVILMLTISLFPTKKVQAATSFAKGADVGWLSEMEYYKWNFYNDNGVKQDCLQILKDHGINSIRFRVWVNPSRGFCNKDDVVKQAVRAKNMGFRIMIDFHYSDTWCDPGQQAKPAAWANYDFNGLMDAVYNYTYDVMSTLKSNGVYPEWVQVGNETNNGMLWEEGRASTNMKNFAWLINCGYDAVKKVNSSSKVIVHLPGGDNNEVYRWLFDGLQANGAKYDVIGMSLYPTTTNWSSLNKLCLDNMNDMVKRYGKEVMLCEVGMDVTQPLICKEFLTDIIKKTKSVTGGKGIGVFYWEPECYGDWNEYYKGAFDSTGKPTVALDAFL
- a CDS encoding sensor histidine kinase, which produces MFRNKEFQKFSILFLLMAAVFAMVGFVINMYAGILSIISSAVFGIVFFMFTKSRYKSIAKISDEIDLVLHNDDHLYITESNEGELSILQSEIRKMTLRIREQNDALKKEKEHLADSLADIAHQLRTPLTSVNLILSLLENSNDENELKKFKREAEELLLQMDWLITSLLKISRLDAGIVVFKSEEIDVNKLISTALRPFLISIELHNIDLQIHIEKGIVIHGDSGWLSEALQNIFKNCIESVGDNGRFQITCENNQLFTEIVIHDSGDGFKKEDLPYLFKRFYRGKNTDATGYGIGLALCRMIITRQGGTITAKNHMQGGAVFSIHFPK
- a CDS encoding response regulator transcription factor, giving the protein MKHIFLVEDDKVIAKNLTLLLNSEGFTVTHAPTRGDAISMLAQNKFDLALIDISLPDGNGFTVCTEIKEMMNIPVIFLTASGDESSVVTGLNMGADDYITKPFRPRELIARIKNALRKSESFGTNFEIRGLYVDTASGIVEKNGNEVFLSALEYRLLLVFISNPKSIITRAKLLDELWDAAGEFVNDNTLTVYIKRLREKIENDPADPQIILTVRGTGYRLSGEYVSE